From one Lotus japonicus ecotype B-129 chromosome 3, LjGifu_v1.2 genomic stretch:
- the LOC130749177 gene encoding homeobox-leucine zipper protein HOX11-like, with amino-acid sequence MELGLRLGDSSTSNLGEASNNQLDLGFNTTLSIGPITTSHKQEETKPKKDNNNNSQRNQDHHEETSQANNNPVPQQLDLLPLLSFPWHPASENGTLSAELGGSGRTMNVLPAAAVVEDEAEEGAALSSSPNSAASSFQMDLCMYSRGGSGGGGGGSFSGSGGKRDSDGEAYDEDENGGGGGGNSTRKKLRLSKEQSAFLEESFKEHHTLNPKQKLALSKQLNLRPRQVEVWFQNRRARTKLKQTEVDCEYLKRCCETLTEENRRLHKELQELRALKKSNPFYMQLPATTLTMCPSCERVATNPTSNGTNNVNTNNNNTSATANNTSNDSNSKAIGFPFGSKPRFLPFAHTSPQHLELN; translated from the exons ATGGAGCTTGGTCTGAGATTAGGAGACTCTTCAACTTCAAACCTTGGTGAAGCTTCCAATAATCAACTGGATTTAGGCTTCAACACCACCTTATCAATTGGTCCAATCACAACTTCACACAAACAAGAAGAAACTAAGCCCAAAAAGGACAATAACAACAACAGTCAGAGAAATCAAGATCACcatgaagaaacaagtcaggCAAACAACAACCCTGTCCCCCAACAGCttgatcttcttcctcttctctcctTTCCATGGCATCCAGCTTCTGAAAATG GGACTTTATCAGCTGAGTTGGGGGGCTCTGGAAGGACCATGAACGTGCTGCctgcggcggcggtggtggaggaTGAGGCGGAGGAAGGGGCGGCGCTGTCATCATCGCCTAACAGCGCAGCGTCTTCATTTCAGATGGATCTGTGCATGTACAGCAGAGGAggtagtggtggcggtggtggtgggagTTTCAGTGGTTCAGGTGGGAAGAGGGACTCTGATGGTGAGGcttatgatgaagatgaaaacggtgggggtggtggtggaaatAGCACCAGGAAGAAGCTTAGGCTCTCTAAGGAACAATCTGCTTTCCTTGAAGAGAGTTTCAAAGAACACCACACTCTTAACCCT AAACAAAAACTTGCCCTTTCAAAACAACTCAATCTACGCCCTCGACAAGTAGAAGTCTGGTTCCAAAACAGAAGAGCAAG GACTAAGCTGAAGCAGACAGAAGTGGACTGTGAATATTTGAAGAGGTGTTGTGAGACACTGACAGAGGAGAATAGAAGGCTTCACAAAGAGCTTCAAGAATTGAGGGCTTTGAAGAAATCAAACCCATTCTACATGCAATTACCAGCCACCACCTTGACCATGTGCCCATCTTGTGAACGTGTCGCCACAAATCCAACATCGAATGGCACCAATAATGTTAATACTAATAACAATAATACCTCAGCCACAGCCAATAATACCAGCAATGACTCCAATTCCAAAGCCATTGGATTCCCATTTGGCAGCAAACCCAGGTTTCTTCCATTTGCTCACACCAGTCCACAGCATCTTGAATTGAATTGA